From one Mytilus edulis chromosome 1, xbMytEdul2.2, whole genome shotgun sequence genomic stretch:
- the LOC139505192 gene encoding uncharacterized protein produces MENIAVAYEIELFITTTRTSTVSVQVTAPKYSSSINEQFTVTAGSVKQLFFSPSLRMSGSSSSSKGILVSASDEVVIYGVNKERFSNDAFLGVPTDVLGTEYYAVTWYPASQQCELAVAGVIDNTVVSFTFPASMSSSVTYDGVSYSGGSTLTVTIHQFDSIQLINSNADLTGTYIHSDKKIAAFSGNKKTIIGTGTSSDHLVEQLTPVGTWGKHFITVPIPLRTTGDYFKYIASEAGTTVTISGGFTETLTLANAGDFEERLVPSTAYCYVSADKAIKVVQFCLSQQSSNELSDPMMMIIPPVEQFGADYTFATPMYSQGSYDNYFMFVVKKSEKDGLLVDGGAFPSATIYNDINVGGTEYVAGYISVSDGSHTIRHQSTISIFGGYLYGQAQYETYGFTTGMRLAPINTVCVPTTNVIGDGYDNDCDGLIDEEICNNGADDDGDGVDDEDCAKPSPIDGNWAAWTAYGACSVTCNPSGTNTNGQQVRTRNCSDPGPQWGGLQCVGSDTESQSCVASITCPIDGIWSDWSTWGACSVTCESGVEMRNRSCTNPIPQYGGQDCQGSDSDSQTCTLSMCPIDGNYTDWSAWSVCTVSCGGGTQDRTRSCTNPVQQYGGNDCSQIGSDYEQEACNTQVCIIDGAWSQWGNFGQCSVTCGGGQYTRSRTCSDPYPQNGGLSCSGDSSEFTNCNTQACPTASSGQYVQLCPSGWFTCATGSSNCIEDGFKCDCMDDCGDASDETENYAGCSPQHLAVCTAKSASTRNIASLVLFLVATLACVMKNYH; encoded by the exons ATGGAAAACATTGCTGTTGCTTATGAAATCGAATTATTCATCACCACTACGAGAACAAGTACAGTAAGTGTCCAGGTAACGGCACCAAAGTATTCTTCTTCAATAAATGAACAGTTTACAGTTACAGCGGGATCAGTAAAACAGCTATTCTTTAGCCCTAGTCTACGTATGTCTGGTTCTAGTTCTTCCAGCAAAGGTATTCTTGTATCAGCTAGTGATGAAGTTGTTATTTACGGTGTAAATAAAGAGAGATTTTCGAACGACGCGTTTCTTGGAGTTCCAACAGATGTTTTAGGTACGGAGTATTACGCTGTCACGTGGTACCCAGCATCTCAACAGTGTGAACTAGCGGTTGCAGGTGTCATCGATAACACTGTTGTGTCATTTACCTTTCCAGCTAGTATGAGTAGTTCAGTCACGTATGATGGAGTGAGCTATTCCGGAGGAAGCACACTTACCGTAACTATACACCAGTTTGACTCTATACAGCTGATAAACAGTAATGCAGATttgacaggcacatatatacactCCGATAAAAAGATTGCAGCTTTTAGTGGAAACAAGAAAACGATAATTGGAACTGGGACTAGTTCGGACCATCTCGTAGAACAGCTTACACCAGTAGGCACATGGGGAAAACATTTCATTACTGTACCAATACCACTAAGGACAACAGGAGACTATTTCAAGTACATTGCTAGTGAGGCGGGAACAACTGTGACTATTTCTGGTGGATTTACTGAAACGTTAACATTAGCTAACGCCGGTGACTTTGAGGAAAGACTTGTTCCGTCCACTGCTTATTGTTATGTTTCAGCTGACAAAGCTATCAAAGTTGTCCAATTCTGTCTCAGTCAACAATCGAGTAACGAGTTATCCGACCCAATGATGATGATTATTCCCCCTGTTGAACAATTTGGTGCCGATTACACATTTGCTACACCCATGTATTCACAGGGTTCATATGATAACTACTTTATGTTCGTggtaaaaaaatcagaaaaagatGGACTTCTAGTAGATGGAGGAGCCTTTCCCTCAGCCACAATTTACAATGATATCAATGTTGGCGGAACAGAGTACGTTGCTGGTTATATTTCTGTATCAGATGGTTCCCACACGATTCGCCACCAGTCTACAATCTCAATTTTTGGAGGATACTTATATGGACAGGCACAGTATGAAACATACGGGTTTACAACTGGTATGAGACTGGCACCAATAAATACG GTTTGCGTACCAACAACCAATGTAATTGGTGATGGTTACGACAATGACTGTGATGGACTTATAGATGAGGAAATATGCAATAATGGAGCAG ATGATGATGGCGATGGTGTTGATGACGAAGACTGTGCTAAGCCATCACCAA TTGATGGAAACTGGGCAGCGTGGACTGCTTATGGTGCATGCTCAGTTACGTGTAACCCCAGTGGAACAAATACAAATGGGCAACAAGTCAGAACAAGGAACTGTTCTGATCCCGGACCTCAGTGGGGAGGATTACAGTGTGTGGGTTCTGACACTGAATCACAGTCGTGCGTTGCTTCTATAACTTGTCCAA ttgaTGGTATCTGGTCAGACTGGAGCACATGGGGAGCTTGTTCTGTAACCTGCGAAAGTGGTGTTGAAATGCGTAACAGATCTTGTACAAATCCCATCCCTCAGTATGGTGGTCAGGACTGTCAAGGTTCAGACTCTGATTCTCAGACGTGTACACTGTCCATGTGTCCAA TTGATGGTAATTACACTGATTGGAGTGCATGGAGCGTTTGTACGGTTTCATGTGGTGGTGGCACGCAGGACAGAACAAGAAGTTGTACTAACCCGGTTCAACAATACGGTGGCAACGATTGTTCTCAGATTGGCAGCGATTATGAACAAGAAGCCTGCAATACACAAGTTTGTATAA TTGATGGAGCCTGGTCACAGTGGGGTAACTTTGGTCAGTGTTCAGTGACTTGTGGAGGTGGACAATATACAAGATCTAGAACTTGTTCTGATCCTTATCCACAAAATGGTGGATTGTCATGTTCAGGAGATTCCAGCGAATTTACTAACTGCAATACACAAGCATGTCCAACGGCATCATCTGGGCAGTATGTACAG tTGTGTCCTTCTGGTTGGTTTACCTGTGCTACTGGTTCCTCTAACTGTATCGAGGATGGGTTTAAATGTGATTGTATGGATGACTGTGGTGACGCAAGTGATGAAACTGAGAACTATGCTGGATGTTCTCCTCAGCACCTCGCCGTCTGTACGGCTAAAAGTGCTTCTACACGTA acaTAGCTTCACTCGTCCTCTTTCTAGTAGCCACGCTCGCATGTGTTATGAAAAACTACCATTAG